From the Candidatus Binatia bacterium genome, the window CATCCGTAAGATTTCTCATGCCGGAAGGCACTGCTCCGGCGAGGTCGACAGGAGATGGAAGGAGGAATCATGCGGATTGCACAGGTTGCACCTCTAATCGAAAGCGTTCCCCCAAAGCTCTACGGCGGCACGGAGCGGGTGGTTTCGTACCTTACCGAGGCGCTGGTCGACATGGGGCATGACGTGACCCTGTTTGCCAGTGGCGACTCGCACACGCGGGCCCGCCTCGTGTCCACGTGCTGCCGCGCCTTGCGGTTGGACGAGTCTGTGCGCGACCCTTTGCCGCACACCCTGCTGCTCCTCGAGCGCGCGCGGCAAATGGCAGACGAGTTCGACATTTTACACTTCCACGTCGATCTCCTGCATTTCCCCATATTCCGTCCGTTGCGTGAGCGCACGGTGACGACCCTACACGGCCGCTTGGACCTTCCGGATCTCGTGCCCTTTGCCCGAGAGTTTGCCGATATGCCCGTGGTGTCGATTTCCACGGCGCAGCGCGCACCCTTGCCGTGGATGCGCTGGATGGCGACCGTCCCGCATGGGCTGCCGAAAGATCTTTTGCAGTTCCACCCGCAGCCGGGTGGTTACCTCGCGTTCCTCGGCCGCATCTCGCCGGAGAAGGGCCCAGAGCGTGCCATTCGCATCGCTCGCCGGGCAGGAATGCCGCTCAGGATTGCCGCGAAAGTGGATCGTGCCGATCAAGCGTATTACGAAACGGTGGTACGCCCAATGTTGCGCCAACCGGGCGTGGAGTTTCTGGGAGAGATCACCGAGGCAGAGAAGTCAGAATTCCTCGGCAACGCGGCGGCGTTGTTGTTTCCCGTGGATTGGCCAGAGCCCTTTGGCTTGGTGATGATCGAAGCGATGGCTTGCGGTACGCCGGTGATTGCCTTCCGCCGCGGCTCGGTGCCTGAAGTGCTCGAGGATGGCGTGACCGGGTTCATCGTGGAGCACGAAGGCGAGGCGGTGCGGGCGCTCGACCGCTTGGGCGACCTCGACCGCCACACCATCCGGCGGGTATTCGAGCAGCGCTTTACAGCCGAGCGCATGGCTCGTGACTACTTGGCTTTGTACGAAGCGCTGCTTAGCCAGGAACAAAACGGGAGGCTGGAAGAGGCAGCATGAGCAACGAGCAGGAG encodes:
- a CDS encoding glycosyltransferase family 4 protein, which encodes MRIAQVAPLIESVPPKLYGGTERVVSYLTEALVDMGHDVTLFASGDSHTRARLVSTCCRALRLDESVRDPLPHTLLLLERARQMADEFDILHFHVDLLHFPIFRPLRERTVTTLHGRLDLPDLVPFAREFADMPVVSISTAQRAPLPWMRWMATVPHGLPKDLLQFHPQPGGYLAFLGRISPEKGPERAIRIARRAGMPLRIAAKVDRADQAYYETVVRPMLRQPGVEFLGEITEAEKSEFLGNAAALLFPVDWPEPFGLVMIEAMACGTPVIAFRRGSVPEVLEDGVTGFIVEHEGEAVRALDRLGDLDRHTIRRVFEQRFTAERMARDYLALYEALLSQEQNGRLEEAA